GCGACGATGCCGGTTGTCGTCTTTAATTGAACCAGCAGGAACATCGGATAGGGCGCAAGCATTGCGAGCGCCGAAGCCACGAGCAAAAATCTGCTGTCACCGATCCGCTCCGCGATTTTAGCGGCCGCGAGCTGCCCAAGGAATTGCACGACCGCCACCATGGCGAGGCAGTCGAGAATTACCGCACGATCGAGGCCCAGGGTGCGGGTGGTGTAGGCGATCAGGAATGTGTTCGTGAAGTAGAACCCGGCGGTGCCGATGGTGAAGGCCAGCATCGTGAACAGGATCGGCCACGTAGCTTGCCGGAAGGCTTCGGCGATCGGGAAGCGCGCCAGCTTCTTGCTTTCGCTCGCCGCGGTGAATTCGGGCGACTCATTGACCCCCAGACGAATCGCTATTCCGACAACGAGGAGAACAAGGCTCAACAGGAACGGAATTCTCCATCCCCAGACCGCGAAACTGTCGCCCGACGCGCGTGAAACGATCGCGAAGATGCCCATCGAGAGCAACACCGCGGCGGGGCTGCCAAGTTGCGCGAACGAGGCATACCAGGTCCGACGACCCTCGGGCGCATGTTCGCCGGCCATCAGAACCGCCCCGCCCCACTCTCCACCTACCGAGATGCCCTGGCAGATCCGAAGAACAATGAGCATCACGGGTGCCCATATTCCGACCTGAGCGTAGGTGGGCAGGACGCCGATAGCCGACGTCGACAATCCCATCAGCAGCAGCGTCGCAATGAGCGCTTTTTTTCTGCCGAACCGGTCACCCAGATGACCGAAGAAGAAACCTCCAAGCGGCCTCGCAAAGAAACCGACGCCGAAAGTGGCAAGGGAGATCAGCAGCGACACGTTGGGGTCGCTGTTGGGGAAGAAGAGCTGCGGAAAGACCAGTGCGGAAGCCGTGCTGTAAATGAAGAAATCGTACCATTCGATTGTGGTGCCCGCGAAGGCGGCGGTGGCGGCGCGCTCGGGTTGACGCACCGAGGTCGAGACAGCACTGCCCATGGAAATACTCCTATTTTTGACCAATGAGCGACTTCGCAAGGTTCGTGCCACCTGCCAAACCGCCGATCCGTGACACCATATCCAGAATTATGTAGTTAAAACAACGTTCTGCGTTATTTCCTTTGCCGGCTATCGCCGGCACAGCTAACTTATGGGCTAAAATTTAAGCATACAAGTCTATAATTTATACATCCAGTACTAATAATCTTGGATACTATAATCTTCGTTCAGGGTTCGTTTGTCGACAAATGGTTGCCAAACTGGCACTGAAGCTCGAGTGGGAGGCCGGCAATGACCAAAAAGATCTACACATCGTGCACACTGGATTGTCCCGACGGGTGCGGAATCATTGCCCATGTCGACAATGGCCGCGTGGTGAAGCTTGAGGGACATCCGGATCACGAATTTACGAAGGGTTACCTCTGCGCCAAGACCTATAGATTTCCGAAGCGGCTCTATAGTCCTGAGCGGCAGCTTCATCCGCTCAAGCGCGCAAACGGATCCATCGACTCGCCGTGGGTACGCATCGGGTGGGATGAAGCGCTGGACCTGGTGGCCGACAGAATCCGCCGCTTCAAGGCGGAAACGGGCTCGCTTTCGATCATGCACTATCAGCGGACCGGATCGTGGGGAGTGACGAAGAAACTCAACCACCGCTTCTGGAATCTATTGGGCGGTGTAACAACGCCAAGCGGCTCACTGTGCAGCGGAGCCGCGCGCGCCGGACAGAAGCTCGACTTTGGCATTCGCTTAGGTCACGATCCTTCAGACATCGTCAACAGCAAGCTTGTCCTTCTCTGGGGACGCAATCCTCTAGCCACGAACCTGCACTTGGTGCCACTACTGAAAACGGTCAGTGAGCAAGGCGGCAGGGTGATCCTTGTCGATCCCGTTAAAAGCGAATCAGCGACGATTTGCGATCGGCACGTCCAGCCGCGCGTCGCAACGGACGCCTCATTTGCGCTTGCTCTGGCCAAAATCGTCCTGGAAGAGGGCCTGGAGGATAAGGACTTCATTGAACGTCACACCGACGGGTTCGCAAAATTCCGAACTCTCGTCGATTCCCATTCGCTCCAATCGCTCAGCGACCGTTGCGGATTGTCGATCGAGGACCTGCGGGAGTTGGCGCGCGAATACGCAACAACGAAGCCGGCGTCCATCCAGCTCGGATGGGGATTGAACAAGTACAAGAGCAGCGCGGAGATCTTCCGCTGCGTCGATGCCCTCGCCGCGCTCTGCGGTCAGATCGGCATTCCCGGCGGCGGCGTGACCCACGGTTATGACACCCAACGTCTTTTCGACAAGACGATAGAAGCATCCGACAGGGCGGAATTTCATCGGGCGATTCCAGAGCCTCTCCTGGGCCGCGGATTGCTGGAAGCCTCCGATCCTCCCGTCCGCATGATGTTCGTGAACGGCGGAAATCCGGTAAACCAATCGCCTAACTCAAATTTGGTCGCCAAGGCGCTCACGCAACTAGATTTTGTTGTCGTCGTCGACAGTTTTCTAACCGATACGACGGACTACGCACATATCTTCCTTCCGACGACGACGTTTCTGGAGGAAGAAGACGCACTCGTCTCGTGGGGCCACAACATTCTCGGCGGTGTAAACCCCGCCATTGATCCCGTCGGAGAATCCAGGTCGGATCTCTGTATTGTGCAGCAGCTCGCCGATCGGTTGGGTATCGGGGAAGAGATGGCCGGCACGCCGCGCGAGTGGTTGAGGCGCGTCATGAGCCCGATGGAGGCAAAGGGTGTGACGGTCGATGCACTTCTGGACGGCCCCATTCGCTGCCCGGTGGCGCCTCTTATACCGTTTGCAGACAAGAAGTTTCCCACGAGGTCGGGGCACTTCGAATTCATCTCCGAGATCGAAGTCGAGCAACGGAGGGATCCGGCGTTTCCCCTCACGCTGGTTACCAATTTTAGCAAGAAATGGTTGCTGTCACAGATGACGGAAGCCGAACATCCCAAGCTTGCCACTGTCCGCGTCGGCGCCGACTGGGCCGCAAACCATGGGATTGAGAACGGCCGGCAGATGCGGCTACGCTCCGCTGTCGGAGAACTCGTGGTCGAGGTACAGGTCGATCCGCGCGTCGGCAAGGAGATGGTGATCATGGCCGTCGGGACATGGATGAAACGCCACGGCGGCGTAAACATTCTGACGGAAGACATCATGACGAATTTCGGAGAGATGGCCGCGTACGGAGAAACACGCGTTCTTCTTGAGCCGCTGGAACCGGCGCTGGCCGCCGCTACTCGCGGCGTTGATTTGCAAATGACCGCATGATGAATTCCCCAGCTTCAGGATGCAGGCGATTGTCGGGCAGCACGCGCGAATCCTAAAAGCAATTCGAGGCACGGCAATCCGCCAGAACCCGAAGAGCCGGCAACTAGGAAGTCCGTAGTGATGGGTTCGAATGCGTTCTCCGACATACGACCAGACTGCCGTCCTGCGTCGAGATCACGGACG
This portion of the Bradyrhizobium sp. AZCC 2262 genome encodes:
- a CDS encoding MFS transporter; translated protein: MARTLRSRSLVKNRSISMGSAVSTSVRQPERAATAAFAGTTIEWYDFFIYSTASALVFPQLFFPNSDPNVSLLISLATFGVGFFARPLGGFFFGHLGDRFGRKKALIATLLLMGLSTSAIGVLPTYAQVGIWAPVMLIVLRICQGISVGGEWGGAVLMAGEHAPEGRRTWYASFAQLGSPAAVLLSMGIFAIVSRASGDSFAVWGWRIPFLLSLVLLVVGIAIRLGVNESPEFTAASESKKLARFPIAEAFRQATWPILFTMLAFTIGTAGFYFTNTFLIAYTTRTLGLDRAVILDCLAMVAVVQFLGQLAAAKIAERIGDSRFLLVASALAMLAPYPMFLLVQLKTTTGIVAGVSIATLCASGFYAVIAGYASKVFPVEVRYSSISASYQLGGAIFGGFTPVIGVALSASYPGQWFPLAIFYSILAGVSFLGVLLLAMAGFATKTKTDGVAVMIAAPTHEAVAQ
- a CDS encoding molybdopterin-containing oxidoreductase family protein encodes the protein MTKKIYTSCTLDCPDGCGIIAHVDNGRVVKLEGHPDHEFTKGYLCAKTYRFPKRLYSPERQLHPLKRANGSIDSPWVRIGWDEALDLVADRIRRFKAETGSLSIMHYQRTGSWGVTKKLNHRFWNLLGGVTTPSGSLCSGAARAGQKLDFGIRLGHDPSDIVNSKLVLLWGRNPLATNLHLVPLLKTVSEQGGRVILVDPVKSESATICDRHVQPRVATDASFALALAKIVLEEGLEDKDFIERHTDGFAKFRTLVDSHSLQSLSDRCGLSIEDLRELAREYATTKPASIQLGWGLNKYKSSAEIFRCVDALAALCGQIGIPGGGVTHGYDTQRLFDKTIEASDRAEFHRAIPEPLLGRGLLEASDPPVRMMFVNGGNPVNQSPNSNLVAKALTQLDFVVVVDSFLTDTTDYAHIFLPTTTFLEEEDALVSWGHNILGGVNPAIDPVGESRSDLCIVQQLADRLGIGEEMAGTPREWLRRVMSPMEAKGVTVDALLDGPIRCPVAPLIPFADKKFPTRSGHFEFISEIEVEQRRDPAFPLTLVTNFSKKWLLSQMTEAEHPKLATVRVGADWAANHGIENGRQMRLRSAVGELVVEVQVDPRVGKEMVIMAVGTWMKRHGGVNILTEDIMTNFGEMAAYGETRVLLEPLEPALAAATRGVDLQMTA